CGAGCAGGACCTCGCCGGACAGCAGCAGTTCACCCGAGCCGAGCAGGGAAACGGAGTGGAAGGTGCGTTCCGCGAAGGTGCGGTGGTTGCCGGACCATGCGGTGTGCACGGCCCACACGCGCCCGGAGCGGTTGCCGAAGCCGGCGGTGCCGGCCGCGAGCAGGTAGGCGGCGTCGTAGCCGGTGCGGCCGGTGCGGTTCTCGCGCATGCGCAGGCCGTGGGTGAACGGCGTGCGCTGCGGGCTGCGTTCGCGCAGGTGATGGCCCGTGAAGTCGAGCAGGTCCGTGGCGTCGGGCGGCACCGGGAGCGTGAGGTGCACCGCGTCCACGGCGAACGGGGTGTCACCGGCGTTGGTGAGGGCGGCGCGCTGGCGCACGAGCCCCTGCGGGGTGAGTTCGATGGTGAGTTCGAGTTCGAGTGCCGCCGCCGGGTCGTGCGCGTGCACGGTGAGCCGTCCGCCCCGGCCCTCGGCCGGTCCTTCGCCCGCGGCGCCCTCCCCGGGGCCGAGGCTCGCCCCGGTGACGCGGAAGGCGGTGGAGAAGTCGGCCCCGCCGCGGTTGCCGATCAGCCCGGGGGTGCCGAGCCAGCCCGCCGACTGCTCGGGCAGGACGGCGACGTCGACGGGGCCGTCGACGGAGAAGCCGATGGGCTGCGGCCGGGCGGCCAGCCGCAGTGCGGCGAGCCCGGCGGGGTCGAGCGCCCCGAGGTCGGCCCCCCAGTGCACGACGCGGGGCAGCCGCGCCTCCGAGAGGTCGAGCACGAGGCTGACCCCGGCCGCGCGCAGGTGCGTCAGGCCGGGGTCGGCGAGCAGGTCGGGTTGTGGTGCCACGTGGATCCGCGTCCTTCGCTCATCGGGAGTTGCCGGTCAGTTGACCTTGTTGACTTACTTTATTTGGTTGCATAAGAATCTCTACCCGGTTCGAGCGGACGATTTCCAGGGAGTGTTCAACGATGATCCGCCACACGTTGCATGACGGTTGGCACCTGACGGCGGCTGCCGGACCGGTTCCCGGCCACATCGCGGGCCGCACCATCCCGGCCCAGGTGCCGGGCAGCGCGCACCTCGACCTGCTCGCGCAGGACCTCATCCCCGACCCGTACCTCGACCGGGTGGAGGAGGAGCTGGTCTGGGCGCACCGCACCGACTGGCGCTACGCCACCACCGTCGAGGCCGAGGCTCCCGCCCCCGACGAGCGCGTCGACCTCGTCTTCGAAGGGCTCGACACCGTCGCCACCGTCGTGCTCGGCGGCGAGGTGCTCGGCAGCACCGCCAACATGCACCGCTCCTACCGCTTCGACGTGCGGCACCTGCTCACGGGCGACGCGGCCGACCTCGTCGTCACCTTCAGGTCGGCCCTCGCGTACGGCGAGGAGATCCAGGAGCGCCTCGGGTCCCGCCCCCGCGCCTACCCGCACCCCATGAACACCGTGCGCAAGATGGCGTGCAGCTTCGGCTGGGACTGGGGCCCCGACCTCCAGACCGCCGGCATCTGGAAGCCCGTGGCGCTCGAACGCTGGCGCGTGGCCCGCCTCGCCGAGGTCCGCCCCCTGGTCACCGTCGCCGAGGACGGCACGGGACGCGCCGAGGTGCACGCCGTCGTCGAGCGCTCAGGGCTCGGCGACGCCGCGGAACTGACCCTCACCGCCGCCATCGGCGACCACCGCGCCACCGTGGTCGTGCCGGCGGACGCCACCACCGCGCAGGTCACCGTCGAGGTGCCCGACGCCGAGCTGTGGTGGCCGGCCGGGTACGGCGACCAGCCGCTGTACGACCTCGACGTCACCCTCTCGGGCACCGGCGACGACGCGGGCACCGCGCTGCACACCGTGCGGCGGCGCGTGGGCTTCCGCACCGTGGTCCTGGACACCGCGCCGGACGAGACGGGCACCCCGTTCACCTTCGTCGTCAACGGCCGGCGGATCTTCGCCAAGGGCGCCAACTGGATCCCCGACGACCACTTCCTCACCCGCATCACCCGCGAGCGCCTTGAGCGGCGCGTCGACCAGGCGCTCGGCGCGCACATGAACATGCTCCGCGTCTGGGGCGGCGGCATCTACGAGACCGAGGACTTCTACGACGTCTGCGACGAGCGCGGCGTCCTCGTCTGGCAGGACTTCCTCCTGGCCTGCGCGGCCTACCCGGAGGAGGAGCCGCTGTGGAGCGAGTTCGAGGCCGAGGCCCGCGAGAACGTGGCCCGGCTGACCTCCCACGCCTCCCTCGTGCTGTGGAACGGCGGCAACGAGAACCTGTGGGGCTGGATGGACTGGGGCTGGCAGGAGGAACTCGACGGCAAGACCTGGGGCCTGCGCTACTACACCGAGCTGTTCCCCGCCATCGTCGCCGAACTCGACCCCACGCGCCCCTACTCCGACGGCAGCCCCTACAGCCCCGGCTTCACGCCCGAGGACAAGCACCCCAACGACGCCGACCACGGCTCCCGGCACGAGTGGGAGGTGTGGAACCGCGTCGACTACACCCACTACCGCACTCATGTGCCGCGCTTCTGCTCGGAGTTCGGCTTCCAGGGCCCGCCCGCCTGGTCCACGCTGACCCGCTGGATC
Above is a genomic segment from Streptomyces marincola containing:
- a CDS encoding glycoside hydrolase family 2 protein; amino-acid sequence: MIRHTLHDGWHLTAAAGPVPGHIAGRTIPAQVPGSAHLDLLAQDLIPDPYLDRVEEELVWAHRTDWRYATTVEAEAPAPDERVDLVFEGLDTVATVVLGGEVLGSTANMHRSYRFDVRHLLTGDAADLVVTFRSALAYGEEIQERLGSRPRAYPHPMNTVRKMACSFGWDWGPDLQTAGIWKPVALERWRVARLAEVRPLVTVAEDGTGRAEVHAVVERSGLGDAAELTLTAAIGDHRATVVVPADATTAQVTVEVPDAELWWPAGYGDQPLYDLDVTLSGTGDDAGTALHTVRRRVGFRTVVLDTAPDETGTPFTFVVNGRRIFAKGANWIPDDHFLTRITRERLERRVDQALGAHMNMLRVWGGGIYETEDFYDVCDERGVLVWQDFLLACAAYPEEEPLWSEFEAEARENVARLTSHASLVLWNGGNENLWGWMDWGWQEELDGKTWGLRYYTELFPAIVAELDPTRPYSDGSPYSPGFTPEDKHPNDADHGSRHEWEVWNRVDYTHYRTHVPRFCSEFGFQGPPAWSTLTRWIHDEPLTPTSPGFLLHQKAEDGNGKLDRGMAPHLPEPRTFEDWHWATQLNQARAVAFGIEHFRSWWPRTAGSLVWQLNDCWPVTSWAAVDGDERPKPLWYGLRNAYAPRLLTVQPRDGRETLVAVNDTDEAWTGQLRVERLTFTGEALATATISLEVSARSVAEIELADSLLKPADAAREVLVATVDGTRAVHLFAEDRDLAYDPRALTAEAVPVPGGYRVDVRATSFARDVAILADRVAPDAVVDEMLVPVLPGETRSFTVRTGATVDPAEFTGPLVLRSAGSLHTPPVPAE